In Magallana gigas chromosome 1, xbMagGiga1.1, whole genome shotgun sequence, the sequence AAACGAAGTAAAAGAACAAATGCGTTGTGACCCCGACGATTATTTGCGATTAAACATACGACACCCCTCCTTAGATTCTGACATTTGGTATGAATTTACTCAATGCAAGCATCTAAATGCTGAGGGATTACTCGCTAAAATAAAAGGGGTACAACAATCTAAAAGAGATTTCACCATGACGGACGGAGCTGTTCAGTTTGATTTTGTTCATGTCCAGTATCCTCAAGGAAGTGGtggaaataagaaaaaacacCTATATACAAACAAGGAGAAAttcaaaaaagggaaaaagtCCATTCTGAGTATTCAGAACACAGATTCTTTATGTTTACCTCGCGCTATTGTAGTTGCTCGTCTACACAGTAAAAAACCACAGGACCCCGGAGCTTTTAACGCCTGGCAAAAACAATGGAAGCGGATACAAGAAGCCGATTGTAGAAGTGCAGTTCAAAAGAAACAAGCTCTAGAGCTGATGGAACTTGCCGGGTGTGATTCAACTCTATCTTCTTGTGGACCTCTAGAGCAGGGGAATTTACAGGGGGTGTTGTACCCTGAATTCCGCTTGAAGATATTTCAATTCCAAGCAAACAGTTCTACATTAAAATTAGAGCCAATATACAAGGGATATGGAAACGGCAAGTGCTTAAACGTGTTGTTAGATCAAGGGCATTATGATACTATACTCTCTATGCCTGGGATTAGTGAACACCAGTATTACTGTGATGATTGTGATGTAGGATACAGCCACATTGAAGAACATCGTACCACTTGTCAATATTGCTGCTCTTTTTGTCTGAGCGAGACCCCCTGCCCCCCGGACGGCAGCTGC encodes:
- the LOC136276038 gene encoding uncharacterized protein, encoding MTDGAVQFDFVHVQYPQGSGGNKKKHLYTNKEKFKKGKKSILSIQNTDSLCLPRAIVVARLHSKKPQDPGAFNAWQKQWKRIQEADCRSAVQKKQALELMELAGCDSTLSSCGPLEQGNLQGVLYPEFRLKIFQFQANSSTLKLEPIYKGYGNGKCLNVLLDQGHYDTILSMPGISEHQYYCDDCDVGYSHIEEHRTTCQYCCSFCLSETPCPPDGSCIECSECHGFFKSMTCYQSHLKPYSSKTSTTVCSMMDRCQHCQSWMAKKLLANHKCGGQKKCKICKKIVDKDHQCYVQKKP